ATTTTGGGGCATTTTTTGGCTTTTTTTTCAAAAAGTGGAACTTTTTTTAGCTCTTTAACTAAATTTATTGGTGATGATACGCTCTATTTCAAAGTACTTTGTCGCTTCTATTTTGACCCTGTCCCTTGCCGGTTTTTCCTTTGCCCAGGATGCCGCGGCGACTGAAACACTGCCGACCCCTCCTAAGCAGGCCGACTCCACTGCCGTAGTGGCGGAAACCCCTGCCGAAGAACTGGTCACCCCCCGTGGTGCGACCGAGGTGTTGGACGAAATGATCCAGGCCAAGTTGGATTCCATCGATGCCCAGGCGGCGGCAGTCCCCCTGAAGCAGAATACCGACAGCCTCGCCAAGGCTCGTGCCGATAGCGTCCGTAAACTTATCCTCGAGGGCAAGTACGTGAAGCGCGCCCGTTACGACAAGAGCAACTTTGACCATTGGAAAAAGGACACCGTGTTCCAGAAGGCCATGAAAGAACTGGTGTTCGGTGTATGGCGTACCGCCATCGTGGCCCACGGGCATGCGTTCCGCGATGCCGAAATCCGCTTTGGCATGAACGACACCATTTACGGCGTGACCCGCACCTATTCCGACTCCGGCCGTTATCAGATGACCGGCGAATACGCCTACAAGGCCCGTTACCAGTTCGATAGCGATACTTCTCTCATAACCCGTGAAGTGTTCAAGGACCGTCAGGTCATCCGTTGGGACTTTACCACCTTTAAGATTATGGGGGATACCCTCCGTTATAACTTGAACAAGCTGGAGTTCCGCGACCTGAACGACAACTGGCTCAATGCCCTCCAGGGCTTCGAGAATGTTCCTCCCGAGTTCTACTTCAAGGACCCGGCGGCTACATCGGCCATGCAGAAGGAACTGGATAAAAAGAAGAAAAAGTAGGGCTCCATGCGGCGGACGGTTTTAGGCTTTGTCGTCCTGTCCCTTTGTGTTGTAGCCCTTTCGTTCATTACCCTCGTAAGCGGCCCCGTGGATGTTTCCATGGGTGGTCTTCTTGATTCCCCGATTTTTTGGGACTTGCGTCTCCCTCGTGTGGCGGCGGCGCTACTTGCAGGTGTCGCCCTTTCGGTGTCTGGTCTTTCGCTCCAGACGGTTTTCCAAAACCCCCTGGCGGGCCCCTTTGTGCTGGGCATCAGCAGCGGGGCGAGCTTTGCGGTGGCATTGTCCATGCTGGCGGGCCTTGGCTTTGGGAGGTTCGGTACTTTGGGGGCTGCTGCTGTCGGATCCCTTGCGGTAACAGCCCTGGTGCTTGGAATTTCGACCAGGTTCCGGAACAACACGGTACTCCTGGTGGCGGGGCTCCTGATTGGCTACTTTATCGACGCCTGCATAAGCCTCCTGATTACCTGGAGCGATGCCGAATCCCTGCGGGTCTATGTTTCCTGGGGCATGGGAAGTTTCGGCAGACTTACTTCTGACGGTATCTGGATTTTCGTGGTGGCCGTGGCTGCAGGCCTGGCCTTGATTGGCGCTTCGGTTCGTTACCTGAACGGGGCCCGTTTGGGCGATGACTTTGCCCGTGGGCTTGGCATTCGGGTGTCGCTCTACAAGAAGCTGGTGCTTCTGGGAGCCTCCGTTCTGGCGGCGGCGGTTACCGCCTTCTGTGGTCCTGTCGCCTTTCTTGGGATTGCGGTGCCCCATTTGGCCTACCTGCTGTTTTGCAGTTCCAACCATCGCGTCCTGTTGCCGGGTTCTGCCCTGTGCGGTGCGACTTTGGCGCTTTTGGCGGGACTCTTGCCGGAGTATCCCCTGAATGCAGTCCTGAGCCTGGTGGGCGTGCCTGTGATTCTTTGGGTGCTGGTCCGGTCTTCTAGAAGAGGGGGCCTGTAATGCTATTGAACTTGCGTCAGGTGACCTTCGGGTATGAGTCTCCGTTGGCGAGTCCTCTGGACATGGAAGTCCAGGCGGGTCAGGTGGTAGCCCTGGTAGGGGAGAACGGCTCTGGCAAGAGTACGCTTCTCAAGACCCTCGGGGGAATGCTGCTACCTTTGGACGGATCTCTGGAACTGGAGGGCCGCCCCCTTGCGGAATACGGCCTGCGGGAACTGTCCAAGAAGGTGGCGCTGGTCCGTATGGGGCTTGCGGCCCCTGCCGAGATGACGGTCCGTGAGTTCGTGTCTTTGGGCCGTTCGCCCTATGCGGGATTTCTGGACGGACACAGTCGCGAAGACGAAAGAATTATCGATTCCGCTATGGATGACATGGATGTTACTTTGTTTGAAAATTGCAAGGTGGCGGAACTTTCCGACGGGGAGTGAAGCCGTGTGTATTTGGCCCGTGCCCTTGCTCAGCAGGTAAGGCTCTTGCTGCTGGACGAACCCGATGCCTTTATGGATATTCCACGCCGCAAGAATTTGTTTGTAACTCTACAGAAATTGTCCCGGGAAAAAGACATGGCGGTAGTGCTTTCTACCCATTGGGTGGACTATGCCGAAAAATATGCGGACTCCATTTTGGCTTTTACTTCAAAGGGAAACCTGGAATTTGCACCTGCGGACCATGTCCGCGAACTTGGCCTTCTCTCTTGGGCGGAGGTCTAGATGAAGTCCCTTCTTATAGGATTGTGCGCGTTGTTGTTTGTGGCCTGTGCTTCGACGGGCGAAGGCGTTTCCCAGAGTTCTGTTGCAAAGCAACGGCATTTTTTGTGGAAGGTTTCGGATGGGGATTCCCATGTGTGGATTCTCGGGAGCATCCATTTTGCGGACAGTACCTTTTATCCTCTTTCATCAGACATTTCGAACGCTTTTGACGAGTCCGAGGAACTGGCGGTAGAAATCAACATCGCCGACGATTCCGTGGCGGCAACCGTTACAAAAAACAGTCTAGAAAAGGGTATGCTCCCCCAGGGGAAGCGCCTGAAAGAGGTGCTACCCATCGCCCTCTGGAATTCTCTGGACAGTCTTTGCACCGTGTGGAACTTTCCGAACATGGCACTCATGAATTTGCGGCCCTGGCTTGCCGCCATGACGTTAAGCTCCATCGCCATCCAGCGCTCGGGAATCGACCCTGCCTACGGTATAGACGCGGTCCTTTTGGACAGTGCCGCCCTCCGGGGCATGCCCATCGTTGGGCTTGAAACTGCCGAAGAACAGGTGGGCGCCCTGGCGGACTCTTCGGAAGGGGATTCATTGGGCATCTACTATTTGGAAAATACCCTGAAAGAGATTTCGGAACTGGATTCCATGGTGGCCCAGATGTCCCGCGCCTGGAAAACGGGAGACGATTCCCTGATGGTCCAGGTGTTGAATTCCGGGAAGAAGGCCGATTCGTCGGCACGGGACTCCCTGATGGAGGCGGAGTCCGATCGGCGGGTTTACAAGGAGCGGAACGAAAAGATGGCGGTCGGTATCGCACAGTTTCTCTCTGAAAACCGCAAGGTGTTCGTGGTGGTAGGGGCTGCCCATCTGGTTTTGGACCGGGACAATGTCATCGAGCTGCTCCGCCGCCGTGGCCTGAAGGTGGAACGGTTCTAATCAACCGTCATGGCGAATCCTGCCAACCGTCATGGCGGCCTTGAGCCGCCATCTAGATTCTTACTATCTTTGACCAGAGGTTTTTTCATGTACAAGATTCTTGCCGCTATCGTCCTTGCTCTTGCCTTTACCGCCTGCACCAACGCCGAAGCCGAGGCCGAAATCGCCCGCCTCAAGCAAGAGAATGTGACCCTCCAGTCCGAAATCAAGAACCTTCAGCAGACTTTGGATTCCGTCAAGGCCAAGTCCGATTCTATCTACAAGAACTTGTCCGATATGGACATGCAGTAGCCCCCGGGGGCATCCTCGCTCCTACGTCATGGCGGCCATCGAGCCGCCACCTGGCATCATCACTCCCTTTTCCTCATCCTCGCCTCTATCTTCGTCATCCTCGCGCAGGCGAGGATCCGCTATCATCTTGGTCGGGGATCTCCTTGCCCTTCCCATTGTCACCCTGGGGCCACACGAACCACCCCTCATTCCCCGCATTTCGCAGCCCCTTCATTTGGCATTACCGAAAATTTTATATGGATTGCATACAAACAAACTTCTTAAAAAGGATTGGGTATGAAAAAACGATTCATTGTTTTTTTCTTGCCGTCATGACTTTGCTTGCCAACTGCGCCAAGTACGGCCGCTTGTACACCTGGGCTATGGCAGCAAACGCTACGCAGTAGCACTAGGACCAGGTTACATCTGTCCGCTTCTATCGCAGTTTTTCTACGACACCCTTCACGTCGGTGAAGGCGCAGAAGGGCAGGCTTATTACCTGCCTGCAGATTTTTTCTGTCACGGGGCAGTTCGCGGATTTCGCACCGGCGGCAGCCACTTCAAAACAAGCCTGCTCATGCAGCGGCATGGGATAGTGGATGCAGTAGGGAATTCCTACGGCATCCAACCTTGCGATAAATTCATCCC
The sequence above is drawn from the Fibrobacter sp. genome and encodes:
- a CDS encoding iron ABC transporter permease; its protein translation is MRRTVLGFVVLSLCVVALSFITLVSGPVDVSMGGLLDSPIFWDLRLPRVAAALLAGVALSVSGLSLQTVFQNPLAGPFVLGISSGASFAVALSMLAGLGFGRFGTLGAAAVGSLAVTALVLGISTRFRNNTVLLVAGLLIGYFIDACISLLITWSDAESLRVYVSWGMGSFGRLTSDGIWIFVVAVAAGLALIGASVRYLNGARLGDDFARGLGIRVSLYKKLVLLGASVLAAAVTAFCGPVAFLGIAVPHLAYLLFCSSNHRVLLPGSALCGATLALLAGLLPEYPLNAVLSLVGVPVILWVLVRSSRRGGL
- a CDS encoding ABC transporter ATP-binding protein; this translates as MLLNLRQVTFGYESPLASPLDMEVQAGQVVALVGENGSGKSTLLKTLGGMLLPLDGSLELEGRPLAEYGLRELSKKVALVRMGLAAPAEMTVREFVSLGRSPYAGFLDGHSREDERIIDSAMDDMDVTLFENCKVAELSDGE
- a CDS encoding TraB/GumN family protein, translating into MKSLLIGLCALLFVACASTGEGVSQSSVAKQRHFLWKVSDGDSHVWILGSIHFADSTFYPLSSDISNAFDESEELAVEINIADDSVAATVTKNSLEKGMLPQGKRLKEVLPIALWNSLDSLCTVWNFPNMALMNLRPWLAAMTLSSIAIQRSGIDPAYGIDAVLLDSAALRGMPIVGLETAEEQVGALADSSEGDSLGIYYLENTLKEISELDSMVAQMSRAWKTGDDSLMVQVLNSGKKADSSARDSLMEAESDRRVYKERNEKMAVGIAQFLSENRKVFVVVGAAHLVLDRDNVIELLRRRGLKVERF